The Lysobacter enzymogenes genome window below encodes:
- a CDS encoding glycosyl hydrolase family 18 protein, translated as MRHARSANLLLLTGMLAASSISTAYAQAACSGVPAWNASAIYAAGDKMTYQNRLYQANGPIWNTPPNYCPSCNYYADLGACSTGPVNQPPTVSLTAPSNGATYNVGANIAVSANAADSDGSVASVEFFRGGASLGVDTTAPYSVTWNNATAGSHSFTAVAKDNQNATTTSAAVSITVSGGSSDTTPPSVPGGLASPSQTSSSVSLSWNASTDNAGGSGVAGYDVYRNGSLAGSPSATNYTVNGLNASTSYTFTVRARDNAGNASAQSASISATTKPATPGGSKKVIGYFAQWGIYGRNYRVKNIDTSGTAAKLTHINYAFGNVRNNRCEVGVTVPSDPNTGAGGDAFADYTKAFQAGESVSGASDTWDQPLRGNWNQLKQLKAKYPGLKVLISLGGWTWSRGFPSAASAANRQAFVASCVDAYIKGNLPVTDGAGGAGAAAGVFDGIDIDWEYPVVCGIDCPAAQRPEDNANFTALMAEFRRQLDAVRPGLLLTVAVGAGIDKIRVTNPGAYHQYLDYINVMTYDFHGGWDPGTNHHSALFASPNDPSTGDVKLYNSNDALEAFLSRGVPAAKLNLGIGFYGRGWTGVSNVNNGLYRPGSGPAPGTYEAGIEDYKVLKNKAGTIYTDNTAVATWKYDGNTFWSYDTPALIGQKMQYVKTQNLGGAFFWEFSGDDEQGSLATAISNGLK; from the coding sequence ATGAGACACGCACGGTCCGCCAACCTGCTGTTGCTGACGGGCATGCTCGCCGCGTCGTCGATATCGACGGCCTACGCGCAAGCCGCCTGCAGCGGCGTTCCCGCCTGGAACGCCTCCGCCATCTACGCCGCCGGCGACAAGATGACGTACCAGAACCGCCTGTACCAAGCCAACGGGCCGATCTGGAACACGCCGCCGAACTATTGCCCGAGCTGCAACTACTACGCCGACCTCGGCGCGTGCAGCACCGGCCCGGTCAACCAGCCGCCGACGGTGAGCCTGACCGCGCCGAGCAACGGCGCGACCTACAACGTCGGCGCCAACATCGCCGTCAGCGCCAACGCCGCCGACAGCGACGGCAGCGTCGCCAGCGTCGAGTTCTTCCGCGGCGGCGCCTCGCTCGGCGTCGACACCACCGCGCCGTACAGCGTGACCTGGAACAACGCCACCGCCGGCAGCCACAGCTTCACCGCCGTGGCCAAGGACAACCAGAACGCGACCACCACCTCGGCCGCGGTCAGCATCACCGTCAGCGGCGGTTCCAGCGACACCACCCCGCCGAGCGTGCCGGGCGGCCTCGCCTCGCCGTCGCAGACCTCCAGCAGCGTGTCGCTGAGCTGGAACGCCTCGACCGACAACGCCGGCGGCAGCGGCGTGGCCGGCTACGACGTGTACCGCAACGGCAGCCTCGCCGGCTCGCCGAGCGCGACCAACTACACCGTCAACGGCCTCAACGCCAGCACCAGCTACACCTTCACCGTGCGCGCGCGCGACAACGCCGGCAACGCGTCGGCGCAGAGCGCGTCGATCAGCGCGACCACCAAGCCGGCCACGCCGGGCGGCAGCAAGAAGGTGATCGGCTACTTCGCCCAGTGGGGCATCTACGGCCGCAACTACCGGGTCAAGAACATCGACACCAGCGGCACCGCGGCCAAGCTGACCCACATCAACTACGCCTTCGGCAACGTGCGCAACAACCGCTGCGAAGTCGGCGTGACCGTTCCGTCCGATCCCAACACCGGCGCCGGCGGCGACGCGTTCGCCGATTACACCAAGGCCTTCCAGGCCGGCGAGAGCGTCAGCGGCGCGAGCGACACCTGGGACCAGCCGCTGCGCGGCAACTGGAACCAGCTCAAGCAGCTCAAGGCCAAGTACCCGGGCCTGAAGGTGCTGATCTCGCTCGGCGGCTGGACCTGGTCGCGCGGCTTCCCGAGCGCGGCGAGCGCGGCGAACCGCCAGGCCTTCGTGGCTTCGTGCGTCGACGCCTACATCAAGGGCAACCTGCCGGTCACCGACGGCGCCGGCGGCGCGGGCGCGGCGGCGGGCGTGTTCGACGGCATCGACATCGACTGGGAATACCCGGTGGTGTGCGGCATCGACTGCCCGGCGGCGCAGCGTCCCGAGGACAACGCCAACTTCACCGCGCTGATGGCCGAGTTCCGCCGCCAGCTCGATGCGGTGCGTCCGGGCCTGTTGCTGACCGTCGCCGTCGGCGCCGGCATCGACAAGATCCGCGTGACCAATCCGGGTGCGTACCACCAGTACCTGGACTACATCAACGTGATGACCTACGACTTCCACGGCGGCTGGGATCCGGGCACCAACCATCATTCGGCGCTGTTCGCTTCGCCGAACGATCCCTCCACCGGCGACGTCAAGCTGTACAACTCCAACGACGCGCTGGAAGCCTTCCTCTCGCGCGGCGTGCCGGCGGCCAAGCTCAACCTCGGCATCGGCTTCTACGGCCGCGGCTGGACCGGCGTGAGCAACGTCAACAACGGCCTGTACCGTCCGGGCAGCGGCCCGGCCCCGGGTACGTACGAGGCGGGCATCGAAGACTACAAGGTGCTCAAGAACAAGGCCGGCACGATCTACACCGACAACACCGCGGTGGCGACCTGGAAGTACGACGGCAACACCTTCTGGAGCTACGACACCCCGGCGCTGATCGGCCAGAAGATGCAGTACGTCAAGACCCAGAACCTCGGCGGCGCGTTCTTCTGGGAGTTCAGCGGCGACGACGAGCAGGGCTCGCTGGCGACCGCGATCAGCAACGGCCTGAAGTAA
- a CDS encoding alpha/beta fold hydrolase, protein MRRYILASLLLLLAPALHAEPAPKSAAYGAELEGFDYPYPVQRYRFDSQGESVQMAYLDVRPERGNGRTVVLLHGKNFCAATWESAIAALRGAGYRVIAPDQLGFCKSSKPAHHQYSLHELAANTHGLLASLGIERADIVGHSMGGMLAARYALMYPQSTQRLLMVNPIGLEDWKALGVPWRSVDENYARELKTTAATIRKYQQDVYYGGQWKPEYQRWVDMLAGLYAGPGRERVAWNQALTSEMVFTQPVVHEFARLRVPTTLFVGQRDRTAINRDLADDALKARLGLYPELGRAAARAIPSAKLVEFEDLGHSPQVEAPQRFEAALLDALRE, encoded by the coding sequence ATGCGCCGCTACATCCTCGCCTCGCTGCTGCTCCTGCTGGCTCCCGCGCTGCACGCCGAGCCGGCACCCAAGTCCGCCGCCTACGGCGCCGAACTCGAAGGTTTCGACTATCCCTACCCCGTGCAACGCTACCGCTTCGACTCGCAGGGCGAATCGGTGCAGATGGCCTACCTCGACGTGCGCCCCGAACGCGGCAACGGCCGCACCGTGGTGCTGCTGCACGGCAAGAACTTCTGCGCCGCGACCTGGGAATCGGCGATCGCCGCTTTGCGCGGCGCCGGCTACCGGGTGATCGCGCCGGACCAGCTCGGCTTCTGCAAATCGAGCAAGCCCGCGCATCACCAGTACAGCCTGCACGAGCTGGCCGCCAACACCCACGGCCTGCTCGCCTCGCTCGGCATCGAGCGCGCCGACATCGTCGGCCACTCGATGGGCGGCATGCTCGCCGCGCGCTACGCGCTGATGTATCCGCAATCGACCCAGCGCCTGCTGATGGTCAACCCGATCGGCCTGGAAGACTGGAAAGCGCTCGGCGTGCCGTGGCGCAGCGTCGACGAGAACTACGCGCGCGAGCTCAAGACCACGGCGGCGACGATCCGCAAGTATCAGCAGGACGTCTACTACGGCGGCCAGTGGAAGCCCGAGTATCAGCGCTGGGTCGACATGCTCGCCGGCCTCTACGCCGGGCCGGGGCGCGAGCGCGTGGCCTGGAACCAGGCGCTGACCTCGGAGATGGTGTTCACCCAGCCGGTCGTGCACGAGTTCGCGCGCCTGCGCGTGCCGACCACGCTGTTCGTCGGCCAGCGCGACCGCACCGCGATCAATCGCGATCTGGCCGACGATGCGCTCAAGGCCAGGCTCGGGCTGTATCCGGAACTCGGCCGCGCCGCGGCGCGCGCGATCCCGTCGGCGAAGCTGGTGGAGTTCGAAGACCTGGGCCATTCGCCGCAAGTGGAAGCGCCGCAGCGCTTCGAAGCGGCGCTGCTGGATGCGCTGCGCGAGTGA
- a CDS encoding c-type cytochrome — MRKRRVKRLILWLALIALAWFALDALVGWWYRRGPAVQVTATPAQIERGRYLVAAADCAACHTADGGAPFAGGVPLASPFGVIHGTNITPDAETGIGRYSADDFFHTIARGEARDGHQLYPAMPYVSYKTIRREDSDAIYAYLMTRPAVKQANLANGVGFPFNIRTGIHAWNLLFAGAQARPASQGRSPEWKRGEYLAETLGHCGECHSPRGWLGQVDRSRPLAGNDTLGRVAAPDITPQGLAQRGWDRDALQAYLARGLAAHAVASDEMLKVVNLSTSRLEPGDIGAIATYLLGDQPPAAVPLPAANLSGDGTPAQARYFALCAGCHGRDGQGVPHVAPALRGNSSLRDPNPHNLIVAILDGLPEHDLPGLERMQEMPGFADQLSDAQVAELSQWLRVRYGGQSAQVSVAQVKGLRESGGEH; from the coding sequence ATGAGAAAGCGCCGGGTCAAACGCCTGATCCTTTGGCTGGCGCTGATCGCGCTGGCGTGGTTCGCGCTGGATGCCCTGGTCGGCTGGTGGTATCGCCGCGGTCCGGCGGTGCAAGTGACAGCGACGCCCGCGCAGATCGAACGCGGCCGCTACCTCGTCGCCGCCGCCGACTGCGCCGCCTGCCACACCGCCGACGGCGGCGCGCCGTTCGCCGGCGGGGTGCCGCTGGCCTCTCCGTTCGGCGTCATCCACGGCACCAACATCACGCCCGACGCCGAAACCGGCATCGGCCGCTACAGCGCCGACGACTTTTTCCACACCATCGCCCGCGGCGAAGCGCGCGACGGCCATCAGCTGTATCCGGCGATGCCGTATGTGTCGTACAAGACGATCCGGCGCGAGGACAGCGACGCGATCTACGCCTATCTGATGACGCGGCCGGCGGTAAAGCAGGCCAACCTCGCCAACGGCGTCGGCTTTCCGTTCAACATCCGCACCGGCATCCACGCCTGGAATCTGCTGTTCGCCGGCGCGCAGGCGCGACCGGCGTCGCAGGGGCGATCGCCGGAATGGAAGCGCGGCGAGTACTTGGCCGAAACCCTGGGCCATTGCGGCGAATGCCACAGCCCGCGCGGCTGGCTCGGACAGGTGGACCGTTCGCGGCCGCTCGCCGGCAACGACACCCTCGGCCGGGTCGCGGCGCCGGACATCACGCCGCAAGGCCTGGCCCAGCGCGGCTGGGATCGCGACGCGTTGCAGGCCTACCTCGCCCGCGGCCTCGCCGCGCACGCGGTCGCTTCCGACGAAATGCTCAAGGTGGTGAACCTGTCGACCAGCCGGCTCGAGCCCGGCGACATCGGCGCGATCGCGACTTACTTGCTCGGCGACCAGCCGCCCGCGGCCGTGCCCTTGCCCGCTGCGAACCTTTCCGGCGACGGCACGCCCGCGCAGGCGCGCTACTTCGCGCTGTGCGCCGGCTGCCACGGACGCGACGGCCAGGGCGTGCCGCACGTCGCGCCGGCCTTGCGCGGCAACAGCAGTCTGCGCGATCCCAATCCGCACAACCTCATCGTCGCGATCCTGGACGGATTGCCCGAGCACGATCTGCCGGGGCTGGAGCGGATGCAGGAGATGCCCGGCTTCGCCGATCAGCTCAGCGATGCGCAGGTTGCGGAACTGTCGCAATGGTTGCGCGTTCGCTACGGCGGGCAGAGCGCGCAGGTATCGGTCGCCCAGGTGAAGGGTTTGCGCGAGAGCGGCGGCGAGCACTGA
- a CDS encoding (2Fe-2S)-binding protein, translating into MSQSSLRLKPLTLRINGRSYGPVEVPDDMMLVDVLHEYLGLTGTRFGCGQGVCRACTVIVDDEQGPREVRSCVTGAHYFEGKAIRTVEGHAKHGADGALQELSAVQQAFLDHFSFQCGYCTPGFVNAATVLLERLGKQPARDYEREEVRALVLEALNPHLCRCTGYVRYYQAVEELALKLPNVRVRAAAETPR; encoded by the coding sequence ATGAGCCAGAGCAGCCTGCGCCTGAAGCCGCTGACGCTGCGGATCAACGGCCGCAGTTACGGCCCGGTCGAGGTGCCCGACGACATGATGCTGGTCGACGTGCTGCACGAATACCTCGGCCTCACCGGCACCCGCTTCGGCTGCGGCCAGGGCGTGTGCCGGGCCTGCACGGTGATCGTCGACGACGAACAGGGGCCGCGCGAGGTGCGCAGTTGCGTCACCGGCGCGCATTACTTCGAGGGCAAGGCGATCCGCACCGTCGAAGGCCATGCCAAACACGGCGCGGACGGCGCCTTGCAGGAATTGTCGGCGGTGCAGCAGGCGTTCCTGGATCACTTCAGCTTCCAGTGCGGGTATTGCACGCCGGGATTCGTCAATGCCGCGACGGTGCTGCTCGAACGCCTCGGCAAGCAGCCGGCGCGCGACTACGAACGCGAGGAAGTGCGCGCGCTGGTGCTGGAAGCGCTGAATCCGCATCTGTGCCGCTGCACCGGCTACGTGCGCTATTACCAGGCGGTCGAGGAACTGGCGCTCAAGCTGCCCAACGTGCGGGTGCGCGCCGCCGCGGAGACGCCGCGATGA
- a CDS encoding xanthine dehydrogenase family protein molybdopterin-binding subunit, translated as MPARLSRRDFLKCSVIAGIGVYVAAPGSTALAALFETERLRPAAWDPATGRIRYRTDATAKVSGEKVFSFDMRSRDLPGWPREQAHAMLLRATLADRVYQGFDLSSLPADLQPDRVVAAEDLARDGVAFPAFYGDDLLLPPGKTPAYLGQAVALLIWNEFARFRAAKSRLKFRPELIRWGEATGPVERAPWATFRYVRVGGEDAYADDVYSSYKDTVLFPTGYRKHNPEWVKGDAGGKLDAQGVAHADAMEAELAAPAPGKLVIEREYFSQSIDTAAMELDNANGWYDAATGTVHLVSATQSPNEIAEDGARMLAATRFGVKRLVLHPCYTVGYGSKDHSPFPFIALMAALYGGGRPVRLANDRYEQFQSSLKRHSFRMHYRLQADRASGRFEIFHGRMTGDGGGRMNFSPSVCLVAATAAQSIYYFPRSDLSSTVIASRALDAGSARGYGTLQSMSATEMLIDEIAAELKLDPIELRLRNVFATGMKNTQGAIPAGAQRADEVLRKSRGHPLWTQREKRKREYEAAHPGQRYGVGYGCVQKDYGTGGEAAFAEVALTPQGRIRLRHIGIEMGTGMATSQAVVCAKWLGRPADEVLTGETDWSALPLHATDDTWLMTQATQDAHVGDPRWTPNYTSPSSASNSAFFFSHATREAARLVFTQGLWPAALALWGQGFGGGQLAPLAVRREEARWVDGKLTAGGLQPLALERLAAKAFELGLATGATVHGFNRWQWAEAEYPLSGDDARLPLDGVALRWGDGSRAGAGTPTADGYRMIERSRAHYPPVQRNNAGVTYYSAIGTIAEVAVDTATGKVELLNHHSILECGTPIVEQLVSSQLQGGLAMGIGHALHEFLPLYEDGPGDGTWNFNRYTLPRARDVAVWAQSGDILPPLSPTDAPKGIAEVVMISVVPAIANAVTHATGLRLRELPITPDKVLAALAAAPSAPRAQEAHA; from the coding sequence ATGCCAGCCCGCCTCAGCCGCCGCGACTTCCTCAAGTGCAGCGTGATCGCAGGCATCGGCGTGTACGTCGCCGCGCCCGGCAGCACCGCACTGGCCGCATTGTTCGAGACCGAACGCCTGCGGCCGGCCGCGTGGGATCCGGCCACCGGCCGCATCCGCTACCGCACCGACGCCACCGCGAAAGTCAGCGGCGAAAAGGTCTTCAGCTTCGACATGCGCTCGCGCGACCTGCCCGGCTGGCCGCGCGAGCAAGCCCACGCGATGCTGCTGCGCGCGACCCTGGCCGACCGCGTCTACCAAGGCTTCGACCTGTCATCGCTGCCGGCCGACCTGCAGCCCGACCGCGTCGTCGCCGCCGAAGACCTCGCCCGCGACGGCGTCGCGTTCCCCGCGTTCTACGGCGACGACCTGCTGCTGCCGCCCGGCAAGACCCCGGCCTATCTCGGCCAGGCCGTGGCCCTGCTGATCTGGAACGAGTTCGCCCGCTTCCGCGCCGCCAAGAGCCGGCTCAAGTTCCGCCCCGAGCTGATCCGCTGGGGCGAGGCCACCGGCCCGGTCGAGCGGGCGCCGTGGGCGACGTTCCGCTATGTGCGCGTCGGCGGCGAAGACGCCTACGCCGACGATGTCTATTCCAGCTACAAGGACACGGTGCTGTTCCCCACCGGCTATCGCAAGCACAACCCCGAGTGGGTCAAGGGCGATGCCGGCGGCAAGCTCGACGCGCAAGGCGTGGCCCACGCCGATGCGATGGAAGCAGAACTCGCCGCGCCCGCGCCGGGCAAGCTGGTGATCGAGCGCGAGTATTTCTCGCAATCCATCGACACCGCGGCGATGGAGCTGGACAACGCCAACGGCTGGTACGACGCCGCTACCGGAACCGTGCACCTGGTCAGCGCAACCCAATCGCCGAACGAAATCGCCGAAGACGGCGCGCGCATGCTCGCCGCGACCCGTTTCGGCGTGAAGCGGCTGGTGCTGCATCCCTGCTACACCGTCGGCTACGGTTCCAAGGACCACAGCCCGTTCCCGTTCATCGCGCTGATGGCCGCGCTGTACGGCGGCGGCCGTCCGGTGCGGCTGGCCAACGATCGCTACGAACAGTTCCAGTCCAGCCTCAAGCGCCACAGCTTCCGCATGCATTACCGCTTGCAGGCCGACCGCGCCAGCGGCCGCTTCGAAATCTTCCACGGCCGCATGACCGGCGACGGCGGCGGGCGGATGAATTTCTCGCCGTCGGTGTGCCTGGTCGCGGCGACCGCGGCGCAATCGATCTATTACTTTCCGCGCAGCGACCTCAGCAGCACCGTGATCGCCTCGCGCGCGCTCGACGCCGGCTCGGCGCGCGGCTACGGCACCTTGCAGAGCATGAGCGCGACCGAGATGCTGATCGACGAGATCGCCGCCGAACTCAAGCTCGACCCGATCGAACTGCGCCTGCGCAACGTGTTCGCCACCGGCATGAAGAACACCCAGGGCGCGATCCCGGCCGGCGCCCAGCGCGCGGACGAGGTGCTGCGCAAATCGCGCGGGCATCCGCTGTGGACCCAGCGCGAGAAACGCAAGCGCGAGTACGAAGCCGCGCATCCCGGCCAGCGTTACGGCGTCGGCTACGGCTGCGTGCAGAAGGACTACGGCACCGGCGGCGAAGCCGCGTTCGCCGAAGTCGCGCTGACGCCGCAGGGCCGCATCCGCCTGCGCCACATCGGCATCGAAATGGGCACCGGCATGGCCACCAGCCAGGCCGTGGTCTGCGCGAAGTGGTTGGGCCGCCCGGCCGACGAAGTGCTGACCGGCGAAACCGACTGGTCGGCGCTGCCGCTGCACGCCACCGACGACACCTGGCTGATGACCCAGGCGACGCAGGACGCGCACGTCGGCGATCCGCGCTGGACGCCGAACTACACCAGCCCGTCCAGCGCCAGCAACTCGGCGTTCTTCTTCAGCCACGCCACCCGCGAAGCGGCGCGGCTGGTGTTCACCCAAGGCCTGTGGCCGGCGGCGCTGGCGCTGTGGGGCCAGGGCTTCGGCGGCGGCCAGCTGGCGCCGCTGGCGGTGCGGCGCGAGGAGGCGCGCTGGGTCGACGGCAAGCTGACCGCGGGCGGTCTGCAACCGCTGGCCTTGGAGCGGCTCGCGGCCAAGGCGTTCGAACTCGGCTTGGCCACCGGCGCGACCGTGCACGGCTTCAATCGCTGGCAATGGGCCGAAGCCGAGTACCCGTTGTCCGGCGACGATGCGCGCCTGCCGCTCGACGGCGTCGCGCTGCGCTGGGGCGACGGCAGCCGCGCCGGCGCCGGCACGCCGACCGCCGACGGTTACCGCATGATCGAGCGCAGCCGCGCGCACTACCCGCCGGTCCAGCGCAACAACGCCGGCGTGACCTATTACTCGGCCATCGGCACGATCGCCGAAGTCGCGGTCGACACCGCGACCGGCAAGGTCGAGCTGCTGAACCATCATTCGATCCTCGAATGCGGCACGCCGATCGTCGAACAACTGGTATCGAGCCAGTTGCAGGGCGGACTGGCGATGGGCATCGGCCACGCGCTGCACGAGTTCCTGCCGCTGTACGAGGACGGCCCCGGCGACGGCACCTGGAACTTCAACCGCTACACCCTGCCGCGCGCGCGCGACGTGGCGGTGTGGGCGCAGAGCGGCGACATCCTGCCGCCGCTGTCGCCGACCGACGCGCCCAAGGGCATCGCCGAGGTGGTGATGATCTCGGTGGTGCCGGCGATCGCCAACGCGGTGACCCACGCCACCGGCCTGCGCCTGCGCGAGTTGCCGATCACGCCCGACAAGGTGCTGGCCGCGCTCGCGGCCGCGCCATCCGCGCCGCGCGCGCAGGAGGCCCACGCATGA
- a CDS encoding DUF6053 domain-containing protein yields the protein MCGFGGESVGPEGPPTHAR from the coding sequence GTGTGTGGTTTCGGAGGCGAAAGCGTCGGGCCTGAAGGCCCTCCCACACACGCACGATGA
- a CDS encoding alpha/beta fold hydrolase, with translation MVLPGLDGGGEWLHEFLAAMAPRFDARALAYPNDPTLDYDALVEWAWPQLPAHEPFALIAESFSGPVAIRLAARRPLQLKALALCASFACAPRPPWSPLGLAALPAWLLHAAPLRQAPLPWVERAVLGRWSDPQRRERLRATLAALDPAVLRARLGEVARVDARAALGDVAVPTLYLRAAGDRLVSADSWEEIRRVRPQAECVALQGPHFLLQARAKDAAAQIGRWLAASMKDLAN, from the coding sequence GTGGTCCTGCCGGGACTCGACGGCGGCGGCGAGTGGCTGCACGAGTTCCTCGCCGCGATGGCGCCGCGCTTCGACGCGCGGGCGCTGGCGTATCCGAACGATCCGACGCTGGACTACGACGCGCTGGTCGAGTGGGCGTGGCCGCAGTTGCCGGCGCACGAACCGTTCGCGCTGATCGCCGAATCGTTCTCCGGTCCGGTCGCGATCCGTCTCGCCGCGCGGCGGCCGCTGCAGTTGAAAGCGCTGGCGCTGTGCGCCTCGTTCGCGTGCGCGCCGCGGCCGCCGTGGTCGCCGCTGGGACTGGCGGCGCTGCCGGCGTGGTTGCTGCATGCGGCGCCGCTGCGGCAGGCACCGCTGCCATGGGTCGAGCGCGCGGTGTTGGGCCGATGGTCGGATCCGCAGCGGCGCGAACGCTTGCGCGCGACGCTGGCGGCGCTCGATCCGGCGGTGTTGCGCGCGCGCCTGGGCGAAGTCGCGCGCGTCGATGCGCGCGCGGCGTTGGGCGATGTGGCGGTGCCGACGCTTTATCTGCGAGCTGCCGGCGATCGGTTGGTGTCGGCGGACAGCTGGGAGGAGATTCGCCGCGTCCGGCCGCAGGCCGAATGCGTCGCGTTGCAGGGGCCGCATTTCCTGCTGCAGGCGCGCGCGAAGGACGCGGCGGCGCAGATAGGCCGCTGGTTGGCAGCGTCGATGAAGGACCTGGCGAACTGA
- a CDS encoding L-serine ammonia-lyase, which produces MAVSSFDLFKIGIGPSSSHTVGPMRAAARFIERWLVEGCGNGEPGADLARTARVRAEVFGSLALTGRGHGTDKAVLMGLEGHWPNQIDPDIIPAALERIRKSKRIHLFGRHEIGFDEKHDLIMNKRQKLPFHTNGMRFTAFDGDGEVIATRDYYSVGGGFVVNQDEAAEDRIVADTTDLPYPFHSGDELLAQCARSGLSIAELMMANERVWRSDAEINAGLDEIWAAMQSCVNRGIRETGTLPGGLHVSRRAPTLHAELSAKPEAAMRDPLTVLDWVNLYALAVNEENAAGGRVVTAPTNGAAGIIPAVLHYYDRFCPGANLQGVRNFLLTAAAVGILYKENASISGAEVGCQGEVGVACSMAAAGLVGALGGTASQIENAAEIGMEHNLGLTCDPIGGLVQIPCIERNAMGAVKAINAYRMAMRGDGKHKVSLDKVIKTMRDTGRDMQDKYKETSRGGLAVNVIEC; this is translated from the coding sequence GTGGCAGTCAGCAGTTTCGACCTGTTCAAGATCGGCATCGGCCCGAGTTCCTCGCACACCGTCGGCCCGATGCGCGCCGCCGCGCGCTTCATCGAGCGCTGGCTGGTGGAAGGCTGCGGCAACGGCGAGCCCGGCGCCGATCTGGCCCGCACCGCGCGCGTGCGCGCCGAGGTGTTCGGCTCGCTGGCGCTGACCGGCCGCGGCCACGGCACCGACAAGGCGGTGCTGATGGGCCTGGAAGGGCATTGGCCGAACCAGATCGACCCGGACATCATTCCGGCGGCGCTGGAACGCATCCGCAAGAGCAAGCGCATCCACTTGTTCGGCCGCCACGAGATCGGCTTCGACGAGAAGCACGACCTCATCATGAACAAGCGCCAGAAGCTGCCGTTCCACACCAACGGCATGCGCTTCACCGCGTTCGACGGCGACGGCGAAGTCATCGCCACGCGCGATTACTACTCGGTCGGCGGCGGCTTCGTGGTCAACCAGGACGAAGCGGCCGAAGACCGCATCGTCGCCGACACCACCGACCTGCCCTACCCGTTCCATTCCGGCGACGAGCTGCTGGCGCAATGCGCGCGCAGCGGGCTGTCGATCGCCGAGCTGATGATGGCCAACGAGCGGGTCTGGCGCAGCGACGCCGAAATCAACGCCGGCCTCGACGAAATCTGGGCGGCGATGCAGTCCTGCGTGAACCGCGGCATCCGCGAGACCGGCACCCTGCCCGGCGGCCTGCACGTCTCGCGCCGCGCGCCGACGCTGCACGCCGAGCTGTCGGCCAAGCCTGAGGCGGCGATGCGCGATCCGCTGACCGTGCTCGACTGGGTCAACCTGTACGCGCTCGCGGTCAACGAGGAGAACGCCGCCGGCGGCCGCGTGGTGACCGCACCGACCAACGGCGCGGCCGGCATCATCCCGGCAGTGCTGCACTACTACGACCGCTTCTGCCCCGGCGCCAACCTGCAGGGCGTGCGCAATTTCCTGCTGACTGCGGCCGCGGTCGGCATCCTGTACAAAGAAAACGCCTCGATCAGCGGCGCCGAAGTCGGCTGCCAGGGCGAAGTCGGCGTGGCCTGTTCGATGGCCGCCGCCGGTTTGGTCGGCGCGCTCGGCGGCACTGCGAGCCAGATCGAAAACGCGGCCGAAATCGGCATGGAGCACAACCTCGGCCTGACCTGCGATCCGATCGGCGGGCTGGTGCAGATTCCGTGCATCGAGCGCAATGCGATGGGCGCGGTCAAGGCGATCAACGCCTACCGCATGGCCATGCGCGGCGACGGCAAGCACAAGGTCAGCCTGGACAAGGTCATCAAGACCATGCGCGACACCGGCCGCGACATGCAGGACAAGTACAAGGAAACCTCGCGCGGCGGCCTGGCGGTCAACGTCATCGAGTGCTGA
- a CDS encoding glutaredoxin family protein produces MLTLFQRDDCHLCDLALAVLAQARAPEFESVFIDEDAGLEQRYGVRVPVLRDEARGIELDWPFDAAKLAAWLGDP; encoded by the coding sequence GTGCTGACTTTGTTCCAACGCGACGACTGCCACCTGTGCGACCTGGCCCTGGCGGTGCTGGCGCAGGCGCGCGCGCCGGAGTTCGAGAGCGTCTTCATCGACGAGGACGCGGGGTTGGAGCAGCGCTACGGCGTGCGCGTACCGGTGTTGCGCGACGAGGCGCGCGGGATAGAGCTGGATTGGCCGTTCGATGCGGCGAAGCTGGCGGCGTGGTTGGGCGATCCGTAA
- a CDS encoding YceI family protein, which yields MRLNSLALAAALLVAAAPAFAADYVQQAGSTLTFATKYQGEVFAGNFPGFTARLSFDPAKLDGSKLDVVIPLAGANSKNSERDDTLKGGDFFDIAKFPQARYSATKFRSLGGNNYAADGSLTLRGVSKPVTLTFTWTAGDKPVLAGKATVKRLDYNVGGGDWADTSIIPNEVAVSTKVTFAPAK from the coding sequence ATGCGCCTTAATTCCCTGGCCCTGGCCGCCGCCCTGCTCGTCGCCGCCGCGCCGGCGTTCGCCGCCGACTACGTCCAGCAGGCCGGCTCGACCCTGACCTTCGCCACCAAGTACCAGGGCGAAGTCTTCGCCGGCAACTTCCCCGGCTTCACCGCGCGGCTGAGCTTCGACCCGGCCAAGCTCGACGGCTCCAAGCTCGACGTGGTGATCCCGCTGGCCGGCGCCAACTCCAAGAATTCCGAGCGCGACGACACCCTCAAGGGCGGCGATTTCTTCGACATCGCCAAGTTCCCGCAGGCGCGCTACAGCGCGACCAAGTTCCGCAGCCTCGGCGGCAACAACTACGCCGCCGACGGCAGCCTGACCCTGCGCGGCGTCAGCAAGCCGGTGACCCTGACCTTCACCTGGACCGCGGGCGACAAGCCGGTGCTGGCCGGCAAGGCCACGGTCAAGCGCCTGGACTACAACGTCGGCGGCGGCGACTGGGCCGACACCTCGATCATTCCGAACGAAGTCGCGGTCAGCACCAAGGTGACGTTCGCGCCGGCGAAGTAA